CCAATAATACCGTCGTTTAAGTACCTCTCTCACTCCACTATTGCCAGTAACGAGACGGGAGGGCAGAAGCTGTCACGTCTCTAGTCTAGTTGCTATTACTCCACCCACTACAGCTATTTGCGTTTCCGCTAGTACGGTTTTGGTTTTATGCCTATTATAATAAAAGTATCGCTGGCTAGAGAGGGGGTCAACGACCCCCTCCAGTTGTTGCGAAGGTTTACTGGCAATAGTGGAGTGTGTGTGTTTTATAAGTAGATGCGATACTGGCATAACTGGTTCGAGTGGTGGGTTAGTGGCGATACTGGAACCCCTGGTTTTATGATGGTTCTTCGTCTTGGGCCGCCTATGGGCCGATTCAATCGAGAATCGTTCATCATCCAGGACAAAGACGTCCTCCGAGATGATTATCAGCCAGAGACGCTCGAGGAGCGGGATGAAGAACTCGACGAATATGCGGCCGCTCTCCGTCCCGTCATTCAGGGCTGGCAACCGAACAACGTCTTTCTTTATGGCGTTACCGGCGTTGGGAAGACAGCTGCGACGCACGATCTTCTTGAGGAGCTGCAGGAATCTGCCGAAGAATATGATGACGTCGATCTCAACGTTATCGAACTCAACTGTACTGGTTGCACCACATCCTATCAGGTAGCGGTCAATCTCGTGAACGAGATTCGTTCTCCATCCCATCCTCTCACTACTGTCTCGTCTCCACGCGAACCCATGAGTGAAACCGGATATCAGCAAAAGCGTATCTTCAACGAACTCTACAATGACCTCGAGTCGGTCGGTGGGACGATTCTCGTGGTCTTGGACGAGATCGATAATATCGGATCGGATGACGATATCTTGTACGAACTCCCGCGAGCACGCTCACAGCTGGATCTCGATGTGAAATTAGGTGTAGTCGGCATCTCGAATGATTTCAAATTCCGCGAAAACCTCTCTCCGAAGGTCAAGGATACGCTCTGCGAGGAGGAAATTCTATTCCCTCCCTACGACGCGACGGAATTACAGAATATTCTCCGGCAACGCGCCGATATTGCGTTCTACGATGATGTTCTTGAGACAGATGTAATTCCGTTGTGTGCAGCGTTCTCTGCACAGGATTCGGGGTCGGCTCGACAGGCGCTACGGTTACTCCGTAAAGCAGCCGATATCGCCGAAAACGAGGCAATGGCCGACGGGGAGGCGAAGATCACTGAGGAGCACGTTCGGGAGGGCGAACATCAAATTCAGCGCCAACAGGTTGTCGAGGGAATGCATTCACTGACCCGACAGGGACAGTATGTGCTACTAACAGTCTGCCAGCTGGCAGCAGAGGGTGAAACACCCGAACGGACGAAACTGATCTATGAACGGTATCAAGAGGTCCTTCGTGATCACGGCAGTGAACCGCTGAAACGCAGGCGGGTACACGACCACTTGTCAGATTTGAGCCTTCACGGAATCCTGCGGTTGGTCGACTCGTCGGGTGGACGCGGGAACTACAACGAATACGAGCTTGATGTCTCTCTATCGTCAGCTCTTGATGCACTCGAGGGTGAGCTAGGAGAGCTTGACGATATTCGTGAAACTGCGAAACGGCATCGGGTTCTGGAATGACTTCAGAACCGCCAACACCAGTACTGCCAATACCCTCTCCACTTTTGCCAGTAACCACGTAACCGTCACTGCCAGTTTCTCCAGTATCCTCTCCGGTGTTGCCAGTATCCCCATATATGACTTGATTCTCAAACACCCTGGTTGCCAGTAACTCTATGATGCACTATCGTACGCCGCTTTTACTGGCAATAGTGGAGTGTCTGACGGAATATCAGATAATTAGATGGTGTCGCCTCTCATCCGTAAATTGCGACCGATGTGAACGCTCATCCCTCAACAAGTACGAACTCACTCGTCGGGATTAACTGGTCTCTTATACTTAGAGCGGATTCTGTCGCCATCTCGCCACTGCCAGTAGTAGTAGCGATTGTCGTTGATCTTCTTGATCGTGATTGTAGCCTTCGAGGGGACGTCGTCCGGATGATCCCCCGGTCGGTCCTCGATCTGTTCTTCCTCGTCCTGTTCGGCCAGTCGGGCTTCGCGTTCGCGATGTTCGGCGAGTTCCTCGCCGTACTGGGCGATATGCTTGAGCACCTCTGGTGATTGCTTATTGAGCATCTCCACGACGTCGTCGGGGATTTCTTGCGGTGGGGATGGTGGCGAGTAAGACATAGGTCACGGCGTGTTAACCAACACTGGCACTGGAATCTTCTTGCTGTTGGTTAATCTGGGTATTTATCGAATCGAGAGCTCTTCGAGGACCGCCACTGTTGCTTCGAGTTCCCTGCGCCGGGCTTCTCGTTCGTCGATTTCCTGCTCTAGTTCGAGAATTCGTTCCGAAAGCTGCTCCGTCACGTCTATTGTCGCCGGAAGCCGTCCATCTGGACGTGGGACGCTCCCGCTCCGAATCTCGATGTCGACCCGTCGTAGGTGCTTACAGCCACCGCTCGGCTGGCGCTTCGTGAAGTCTGGACACGTACACGTCTTGCTCGCGACGTCGACCTCATAGGTGTTCCCCGATGCCGACTCCACCTCGTACACACCACCTTTCCTGAGCAATGAGACGTCCATCTCCTCAGTTCGAGCACGCTCGGTACGGGGGTCGCTATCCTCCTGGTGGTCTTCATTGTTAACCGACGGCTGCTGCACATCTCCTCCGGGAGTCGTGGTCGTGGAGGTGGCAGCAACAACGCCGCCATCGGCGGCTAATCCATCTCGTTCGTGTTCGTCTCGATCCATCTCTTCAGTCTCGCTTGTCTCATTTCGTCCGGACATGGATTGGTCTGGGTCTGTCCGGCGTGACGAACTCGGTCACGCCGCCACTCTTCGTCGGCGGAAAAAACAACTCCTGAAACGCGCCAGCGCGGATACCTCCGCTACTTCGTCTGCCGGAGAGACACAGACTCGTTACCCATCGACGGTTTCGATGAGTTCCTTCGCAGTCGATCCGATTCGACCAAGCCGTTCTTGAACTGCGTCTGCGTCGTCGTCCTGCCACGCGGCCAGGTAGAACGCGGACCCGCTCGTATCCAGTTCGAAATACCGCCCGACGATGTAGGCGACTGCCTCGGCCTCAACCTCGCGTTTCGCCCGCTCGGTCTCGTCGGTGACGTCTGCGTGGAGGAGCGCGTGAGCGTACTCGTGGATGAGTGTCACGGCGAGATCAGCCTGATTCGTACGGGCTTTCGCCTCGACGACTGGTTGGAGATCACGCTTACTCCGGTATTTGCAGACGCCCTTGGCGTCGCCATGCTCCCAGTCGACAGCGTCGACGA
The DNA window shown above is from Halostella litorea and carries:
- a CDS encoding orc1/cdc6 family replication initiation protein, which produces MGRFNRESFIIQDKDVLRDDYQPETLEERDEELDEYAAALRPVIQGWQPNNVFLYGVTGVGKTAATHDLLEELQESAEEYDDVDLNVIELNCTGCTTSYQVAVNLVNEIRSPSHPLTTVSSPREPMSETGYQQKRIFNELYNDLESVGGTILVVLDEIDNIGSDDDILYELPRARSQLDLDVKLGVVGISNDFKFRENLSPKVKDTLCEEEILFPPYDATELQNILRQRADIAFYDDVLETDVIPLCAAFSAQDSGSARQALRLLRKAADIAENEAMADGEAKITEEHVREGEHQIQRQQVVEGMHSLTRQGQYVLLTVCQLAAEGETPERTKLIYERYQEVLRDHGSEPLKRRRVHDHLSDLSLHGILRLVDSSGGRGNYNEYELDVSLSSALDALEGELGELDDIRETAKRHRVLE